The Limnospira fusiformis SAG 85.79 genomic interval GAAAATCCTGATTCCCAGGCTTTTTGCTTGGTTCGCCAGATTAATGATGTGCCAATACCCTGCCGTTGATATGGTGACTTAACCGCCAAAATATTAAGAAACCAACTCCCCTCAACTTTGGCGTTATCAAAAGCCTCGATAATAGCCAAACGGTCAGGCTTAAATAACTGTTTCATCTCTTCTGTGATGATATCGGCATTAGCCGGATAGCTGTTCGCCATGCCAATAATGCGACCATGACTATAGGCAACCTCAATGTTTTGATAAGATAAAACAGAAGTTTCTGACTGAATCATTCTGGCTAGTATTTGTTCAACGGTTAATTGTTGATGAAGAGGCTGGAGTAAAAAATCCATCATCTCCCCGGCAGCCAGTCTGATGAGTGGTGCAATTTCTAGGACATCCCTAGGATTAGCAGCGCGGTAACTAACATTGAGTACATCCATTAAGATTAAGGGATTTATAGTTAATTAATCAATAGCAATAACCCTATCTGATACAAGCACAAATTATCCAAAATGTC includes:
- a CDS encoding GNAT family N-acetyltransferase translates to MDVLNVSYRAANPRDVLEIAPLIRLAAGEMMDFLLQPLHQQLTVEQILARMIQSETSVLSYQNIEVAYSHGRIIGMANSYPANADIITEEMKQLFKPDRLAIIEAFDNAKVEGSWFLNILAVKSPYQRQGIGTSLIWRTKQKAWESGFSTLSLVTQSDNLTAIRLYQKNGFREVKTLVIPPHPEISDRLSYILMSCDLTI